The Oncorhynchus masou masou isolate Uvic2021 unplaced genomic scaffold, UVic_Omas_1.1 unplaced_scaffold_1778, whole genome shotgun sequence genome has a segment encoding these proteins:
- the LOC135532235 gene encoding polypeptide N-acetylgalactosaminyltransferase 16-like: LSFRVWMCGGSLEILPCSRVGHVFRKRHPYDFPEGNALTYIKAEVWMDEYKQHYYSARPSAQGKAFGSIAERLTLRRKLNCKSFRWYMENVYPELRIPEQDAVSSVLRQGGLCLESLGADSLGLAECRGTGAIRPQSQRWQLVEPLLRQQDLCLAITAFTAGSKVKMEPCSNKEPRQKWKPKGPALQHMVSGLCLDSQPPAGPPTITQCRSQLASQVWEPQLIT, encoded by the exons agctGTCCTTCAGGGTGTGGATGTGTGGTGGGAGCCTGGAGATTCTGCCCTGCAGCAGGGTGGGACACGTCTTCAGGAAACGACACCCCTACGACTTCCCAGAGGGCAATGCTCTCACATACATCAA AGCAGAGGTGTGGATGGATGAGTATAAACAGCACTACTACTCAGCGAGGCCCTCAGCGCAGGGCAAGGCCTTCGGCAGCATTGCAGAGCGCCTGACTCTGAGACGCAAGCTGAACTGCAAGTCCTTCCGTTGGTATATGGAGAACGTTTACCCTGAACTAAG GATCCCAGAGCAGGATGCAGTGTCCAGTGTGTTGAGGCAGGGAGGACTGTGTCTGGAGAGCCTTGGTGCAGACAGCctgggtctggcagagtgtcgAGGCACTGGAGCGATTAGGCCGCAGtcacag agATGGCAGCTGGTGGAGCCTCTCCTACGCCAGCAGGACCTGTGTCTCGCCATCACAGCTTTTACTGCCGGGTCAAAGGTCAAGATGGAACCCTGCAGCAACAAGGAGCCCCGACAG AAGTGGAAGCCGAAGGGACCAGCCCTGCAGCACATGGTCAGTGGTCTGTGTCTGGACAGTCAGCCTCCGGCTGGCCCTCCAACCATCACTCAATGTCGCTCCCAGCTGGCCAGTCAGGTCTGGGAGCCACAACTCATCACCTGA